One genomic region from Colletes latitarsis isolate SP2378_abdomen chromosome 10, iyColLati1, whole genome shotgun sequence encodes:
- the LOC143346435 gene encoding solute carrier family 35 member E1 homolog — protein sequence MDDRRNSREVITVLFLCLLWYVISCSSNVVGKMLLSQFPYPMTVTIVQLTSITVYSGPFFNLWGVRKYSSDISWGYYLRLIVPLALGKFLANVFSHVSIWKVPVSYAHTVKATMPFFTVFLSRIIMKEKQTWNVYFSLVPIVVGVAIATLTELSFNMIGLLSALASTMAFSLQNIYSKKVLHDTGIHHLRLLHVLSQLALILFFPIWLIYDLSRLIYNPVTGDSVELNYDIMGLLFLDGILNWFQNIVAFSVLSIVTPLTYAVASASKRIFVIAVSLFVLGNPVTWLNILGMTLAICGVLCYNKAKYDQRQRIENPTALPKYYDKNRNGTTGSFMVNGWVDKKQQLLNV from the exons ATGGACGATCGCCGTAACAGCCGCGAAGTAATCACCGTGTTGTTTCTGTGCCTGCTGTGGTACGTGATATCATGCAGCAGCAACGTGGTCGGCAAGATGCTGCTCTCGCAGTTTCCGTACCCTATGACAGTGACCATAGTTCAATTAACCTCGATCACAGTCTATTCCGGCCCGTTTTTCAATTTGTGGGGTGTACGAAAGTACTCATCCGATATTTCATGGGGTTATTATTTGCGACTGATTGTGCCACTCGCTTTGGGCAAATTTCTGGCGAACGTCTTCAGCCACGTCAGCATCTGGAAGGTCCCCGTTTCGTATGCTCATACTG TGAAGGCTACAATGCCCTTCTTCACGGTGTTCCTGTCAAGAATCATAATGAAAGAGAAGCAGACCTGGAATGTGTATTTTAGTCTAGTTCCAATTGTTGTTGGTGTAGCCATTGCTACTCTGACAGAGCTTAGTTTCAATATGATCGGTCTATTGAGTGCTTTAGCATCCACCATGGCATTCTCCTTGCAAAATATTTATTCTAAAAAG GTGCTGCACGATACAGGGATACATCACTTGAGGCTTCTACATGTTTTGAGTCAGCTGGCACTGATTCTTTTCTTTCCCATATGGTTAATATACGATTTGAGCCGGTTAATATACAATCCAGTTACCGGCGATTCGGTAGAATTAAATTACGATATAATGGGCCTGTTATTTTTGGATGGTATCTTGAATTGGTTTCAAAATATAGTCGCATTCTCCGTATTATCCATCGTCACTCCTTTAACTTACGCGGTGGCCAGCGCGAGCAAACGTATATTCGTGATCGCAGTAAGTTTGTTTGTGCTTGGTAATCCAGTGACATGGTTAAATATATTAGGAATGACGCTGGCCATTTGCGGGGTGCTGTGCTATAACAAGGCCAAATACGATCAGCGGCAAAGAATAGAGAATCCAACGGCTCTTCCGaaatattacgataaaaatcGTAATGGTACCACGGGTTCCTTCATGGTAAATGGATGGGTCGACAAGAAACAGCAATTGTTAAATGTCTAG
- the LOC143346769 gene encoding uncharacterized protein LOC143346769 translates to MESMSPPPAKKIRSINEVKMIECRREFKLPVQFPSKASIKSVSTPKIKNGTNNAKDSTSILMTNNVKKLRIRSQDGRDLGEIQVKFPTQELNTPLNSKIITLTKSALISNKNNKINKPLNSLVVPLKNMDGSTKVIQKPISPNKVFLATISQQSSDIESMDEKQTHQPLLLIKPINNIKESDSLQNKKMEKSIKTNTSNINKSLDPKEYRQLAKSKFPVVKCEKLTISKNKININELSALTLTKDNSTLNSLSISGNKMVEKNNESIENSYNTINNNNIDHNVNTQKKTINSEVPKIIDKFVHDKHQDKGKIGNNVVTTSNNKNMIIKRDPNDAQKKNCTSVPTVSKNIHSESQNIFNNVNNSPIPCTIENTSINKNVKNEEPNSKNYNSNTNNDKEKEAFVEEKLSQHWNIIKEALTSVKDEELRAKALQALMDCGIGVAKHVPITPPENYKTIHDSLVQTDVFGLLDENSFVLVKEDTPILERIKQTERSTVNHPINLTTPIESNSTYLNCIDNDYLLPNLTLEPPMDDISDIDNFLNQSFNTNARVNKVKQILAPPHSLYKKVAMQVQEDFQTLQQWDDDGTLSIHRAVKNNNLREVQRLLVVLKASKISIDVLTANRMSCLELAIKFSASRGIVQVLLEAGAKPIPSELLHESAVILASKLSSALLPDLLKYVTDRKLLNQVDSAGFAPLHYCVLYGNLEGVNALIKAGAEINLKDNRSGRTPFFHALEHHRVSIAQKLLEYGAIANIPNFSGQSVLSLIDDAKSLSLKAALKQIII, encoded by the exons atggaGTCAATGTCTCCGCCTCCAGCCAAGAAAATTCGGAGCATAAATGAAGTCAAAATGATAGAATGCAGACGGGAATTTAAGTTGCCGGTACAGTTTCCAAGTAAGGCGTCAATAAAAAGCGTTAGTACACCTAAAATAAAGAATGGAACAAACAATGCAAAGGATTCAACAAGTATACTAATGACGAACAACGTAAAGAAATTGAGAATAAGATCACAGGATGGTAGAGATCTGGGTGAAATTCAAGTGAAATTCCCCACCCAAGAATTAAACACACCATTGAATTCTAAAATCATTACCTTAACCAAATCAGCTCTGATTTCAAATAAAaacaacaaaataaataaacctCTGAACTCTTTAGTTGTACCTTTAAAGAATATGGATGGATCAACAAAGGTGATACAGAAACCAATTTCTCCAAACAAAGTATTTCTTGCCACAATTAGTCAACAGTCATCAGATATAGAGAGTATGGATGAGAAACAAACTCATCAACCATTGCTGTTGATTAAAcccataaataatattaaagaaaGCGATAGTTTACAAAataagaaaatggaaaaatcCATTAAAACAAATACGTCGAATATCAATAAATCTTTAGACCCAAAGGAATATCGGCAGTTAGCAAAATCAAAATTTCCAGTGGTAAAATGTGAAAAGCTAACAATatcaaaaaacaaaataaacatTAATGAACTTAGTGCACTTACTCTGACAAAAGATAATAGTACATTAAATTCTTTGTCTATCAGCGGAAATAAGATGGTGGAAAAAAACAATGAAAGTATTGAAAATTCGTATAATACGataaataacaataatatagatcataatgTAAATACTCAAAAAAAAACAATCAATTCTGAGGTaccaaaaataatcgataaATTTGTGCATGATAAGCATCAAGATAAAGGAAAAATAGGAAATAATGTTGTTACTACatccaataataaaaatatgattatTAAAAGAGACCCGAATGATGCtcagaaaaaaaattgtacTTCAGTGCCTACAGTCAGCAAAAACATACATAGTGAAtctcaaaatatatttaataatgtaaataataGTCCAATTCCCTGTACGATCGAAAATACGTCTATTAACAAGAATGTAAAGAATGAAGAGCCAAATTCTAAAAACTATAATAGCAATACGAATAATGATAAGGAAAAAGAGGCGTTCGTAGAGGAGAAATTATCTCAGCACTGGAATATAATTAAAGAAGCATTGACCAGCGTGAAAGACGAAGAACTTCGAGCTAAAGCTTTACAAGCGCTAATGGACTGTGGAATAGGTGTAGCAAAGCATGTTCCAATTACTCCGCCCGAAAACTATAAAACGATTCATGATTCTTTGGTTCAAACCGACGTGTTCGGACTCCTTGACGAGAACAGTTTTGTATTGGTAAAAGAAGACACTCCTATTTTAGAAAGAATAAAACAAACAGAGCGCTCGACTGTTAATCATCCGATTAATTTGACCACGCCGATAGAATCAAATAGTACATACTTAAATTGTATCGATAACGACTATCTGCTCCCGAATCTGACTTTAGAACCGCCCATGGACGATATTAGCGATATAGATAACTTTTTGAATCAATCTTTTAATACGAACGCGCGCGTCAATAAAGTGAAACAAATATTGGCACCGCCTCATTCGTTATATAAAAAAGTTGCTATGCAAGTACAAGAAGACTTTCAAACGTTGCAACAGTGGGACGACGATGGAACGTTGAGTATACATAGAGccgttaaaaataataatctaCGGGAAGTACAAAGACTGTTGGTAGTCTTAAAAGCCTCGAAAATTAGCATCGACGTTTTAACGGCAAATCGCATG TCGTGTTTGGAATTAGCAATCAAATTCAGTGCATCTAGGGGTATTGTACAAGTATTATTAGAAGCAGGAGCGAAACCGATTCCATCGGAACTTTTACACGAATCAGCAGTAATTTTAGCTAGTAAATTGTCCTCTGCTTTATTACCAGATCTATTAAAGTACGTTACAGACCGCAAGTTACTTAATCAAGTGGATTCGGCAG GATTTGCTCCGTTACACTATTGTGTATTATACGGCAACTTGGAAGGAGTTAACGCTTTGATAAAAGCTGGGgcagaaataaatttgaaagatAATCGTTCAGGAAGAACCCCGTTCTTTCATGCTCTCGAACATCATCGTGTATCAATTGCACAAAAGCTGCTGGAATATGGTGCTATTGCAAACATACCGAACTTTTCAGGACAATCTGTTTTGAGTTTAATAGATGATGCAAAAAGTCTTTCTTTGAAAGCTGCAttaaaacaaattataatttaa
- the Ets97d gene encoding DNA-binding protein Ets97D — MDLGGRQKGLDKSFDTDDDSDYAMIKRIKMEPEAMLSQEDDIMAQLQQESSDLEVEPSFALEGTTNGEDCNEGVLMQHMDIREPLSTLRNLLEQRLGVELTDYSFWLQDAQMLESHKNLVDQCVQGEGLVQVNVQIKATQRRINIVDVLKPAEDYIELAESSTSTSANEDNKRNVIRWMVDPQYKKEQERLKIPADPKEWTQTHVKHWLQWAVRQFNLASVRLVDWNITGQQLCNLTLEEFQAKVPLDPGEVFWTHLELLRKCKFVAVVQKDLPTENNVDKSIKVRNQKTAKAKPVPLENIDSTPITVATSSRTVNSGQIQLWQFLLELLTDREHRGAIQWVGAEGEFKLNQPEAVAQLWGARKNKPSMNYEKLSRALRYYYDGDMISKVHGKRFVYKFVCDLKQVLGYSAAELSRLVEEGRRYF; from the exons ATGGATCTGGGAGGCAGACAGAAAGGTTTGGATAAAAG TTTTGACACCGACGATGATTCTGATTATGCCATGATAAAACGTATCAAAATGGAGCCTGAAGCTATGTTGTCTCAAGAAGACGATATAATGGCTCAGTTGCAACAAGAGAGTTCAGATCTAGAGGTAGAGCCAAGCTTTGCATTGGAAGGTACAACAAATGGAGAGGATTGTAATGAAGGTGTTTTAATGCAACACATGGACATAAGAGAGCCTCTGTCTACCTTGAGAAATTTATTAGAACAAAGACTTGGAGTCGAATTAACCGACTACTCTTTTTGGTTGCAAGATGCACAGATG TTAGAAAGTCACAAAAATTTAGTTGATCAGTGCGTACAAGGAGAGGGACTGGTTCAAGTAAATGTTCAGATAAAGGCAACGCAAAGGCGTATTAATATAGTGGACGTTCTGAAGCCTGCAGAAGATTATATAGAGCTGGCAGAAAGTAGCA cgtCCACGTCGGCCAACGAAGACAATAAACGGAACGTTATAAGATGGATGGTCGATCCGCAATATAAAAAGGAAcag GAACGGCTAAAAATTCCAGCCGATCCTAAGGAATGGACCCAGACGCACGTGAAACATTGGCTTCAGTGGGCCGTtagacaattcaacttggcgtCGGTAAGATTAGTGGATTGGAACATTACCGGCCAACAGTTGTGTAATCTTACCCTAGAAGAGTTTCAGGCGAAAGTGCCTCTCGATCCGGGAGAAGTCTTTTGGACTCATTTGGAGTTACTTCGAAAGTGTAAATTCGTCG CCGTCGTACAAAAGGACTTGCCTACGGAAAATAACGTGGACAAGTCCATAAAAGTACGAAATCAAAAAACCGCTAAAGCAAAACCGGTtcctctcgaaaatattgattccACGCCCATTACAGTAGCCACCTCCAGTCGAACGGTTAACAGCGGCCAAATACAATTGTGGCAGTTTCTTTTGGAACTGTTAACTGATCGGGAACACAGAGGCGCCATTCAGTGGGTGGGAGCAGAGGGTGAATTCAAGCTAAATCAGCCCGAGGCGGTCGCGCAACTTTGGGGGGCACGTAAAAACAAACCGTCGATGaattatgaaaaattaagtCGTGCGTTACGGTATTATTACGACGGTGATATGATCTCCAAGGTTCACGGGAAACGATTTGTGTACAAATTCGTGTGCGACCTCAAGCAGGTTTTGGGTTACTCagccgccgaactgagtcgactgGTCGAAGAAGGCAGACGATATTTTTGA